A region from the Oncorhynchus keta strain PuntledgeMale-10-30-2019 chromosome 5, Oket_V2, whole genome shotgun sequence genome encodes:
- the srl gene encoding sarcalumenin isoform X3, with the protein MEQAYKYNELRAHEISGGRTLGDGNTDGEITSKPMVLFLGPWSVGKSSMINYLLGLKDSPYQLYTGAEPTTSEFTVIMHGEKTRSIEGIVMAADSSRSFSPLEKFGQSFLEKLIGIEMPHKLLERVTFVDTPGIIENRKQQERGYPFNDVCQWFIDRADLIFVTFDPTKLDVGLELEMLFRQLKGRESQIRIILNKADNLATQDLMRVYGALFWSLAPLINVTEPPRVYVSSFWPFDYAPDTSRELFKREEISLLEDLNQVIENRMENKIAFIRQHAIRVRIHALLVDRYIQTFKDKMSYFSDPDLVFKEIVDDPDKFFIFKSILAKTNVSKFDLPNREAYQDFFGVNPIGSFKSLSAQCSYSGGCLLDKIEKAITSELPGLLSSINPGKAPPGLSSCEATGCGDKPKNRYRKN; encoded by the exons ATGGGGAGATCACCTCCAAGCCCATGGTGTTGTTCCTTGGGCCCTGGAGTGTAGGCAAGTCCTCCATGATCAACTACCTGCTTGGCCTGAAGGACAGCCCCTACCAGCTGTACACAG GTGCTGAGCCCACTACCTCTGAGTTCACTGTGATCATGCACGGCGAGAAGACCCGCTCCATAGAGGGTATCGTCATGGCGGCCGACAGCTCGCGCTCCTTCTCGCCCCTGGAGAAGTTTGGGCAGAGCTTTCTTGAGAAGCTGATTGGCATTGAGATGCCCCACAAGCTGCTGGAGCGCGTCACCTTCGTGGACACGCCTGGAATCATTGAGAACCGCAAGCAGCAGGAGAGAG gCTATCCCTTCAACGATGTGTGCCAGTGGTTCATCGATCGTGCCGACCTCATCTTTGTGACCTTTGACCCCACCAAGCTGGACGTGGGCCTGGAGCTGGAGATGCTCTTCCGCCAGCTGAAGGGCCGTGAGTCCCAGATCCGCATCATCCTCAACAAGGCAGACAACCTGGCCACCCAGGACTTGATGCGTGTCTACGGTGCCCTCTTCTGGTCGCTAGCACCCCTCATCAACGTCACAGAGCCCCCAAGGGTCTACGTCAGCTCTTTCTGGCCTTTCGACTACGCACCCGACACCAGTCGCGAGCTGTTTAAGCGCGAGGAGATCTCCCTCTTGGAAGACCTCAACCAGGTGATCGAGAACCGCATGGAGAACAAGATCGCCTTCATCCGCCAGCATGCCATCCGGGTGCGCATCCATGCACTTCTGGTGGACCGCTACATTCAGACCTTCAAGGACAAGATGAGCTACTTCAGTGACCCGGACCTGGTGTTCAAGGAGATCGTGGATGACCCGGACAAGTTCTTCATCTTCAAGTCCATCCTGGCCAAGACCAACGTGAGCAAGTTCGACCTGCCCAACCGTGAAGCCTACCAGGACTTCTTCGGTGTGAATCCGATTGGCAGTTTCAAGTCCCTGTCCGCCCAGTGCTCCTACTCAGGCGGCTGCCTGCTGGACAAGATCGAGAAGGCCATCACCAGTGAGCTGCCAGGTCTTCTAAGCAGCATCAACCCAGGCAAGGCCCCCCCCGGCCTGTCCTCCTGCGAGGCCACTGGATGCGGAGACAAGCCTAAGAACCGCTATCGGAAAAACTGA
- the srl gene encoding sarcalumenin isoform X4: MEQAYKYNELRAHEISDGEITSKPMVLFLGPWSVGKSSMINYLLGLKDSPYQLYTGAEPTTSEFTVIMHGEKTRSIEGIVMAADSSRSFSPLEKFGQSFLEKLIGIEMPHKLLERVTFVDTPGIIENRKQQERGYPFNDVCQWFIDRADLIFVTFDPTKLDVGLELEMLFRQLKGRESQIRIILNKADNLATQDLMRVYGALFWSLAPLINVTEPPRVYVSSFWPFDYAPDTSRELFKREEISLLEDLNQVIENRMENKIAFIRQHAIRVRIHALLVDRYIQTFKDKMSYFSDPDLVFKEIVDDPDKFFIFKSILAKTNVSKFDLPNREAYQDFFGVNPIGSFKSLSAQCSYSGGCLLDKIEKAITSELPGLLSSINPGKAPPGLSSCEATGCGDKPKNRYRKN; this comes from the exons ATGGGGAGATCACCTCCAAGCCCATGGTGTTGTTCCTTGGGCCCTGGAGTGTAGGCAAGTCCTCCATGATCAACTACCTGCTTGGCCTGAAGGACAGCCCCTACCAGCTGTACACAG GTGCTGAGCCCACTACCTCTGAGTTCACTGTGATCATGCACGGCGAGAAGACCCGCTCCATAGAGGGTATCGTCATGGCGGCCGACAGCTCGCGCTCCTTCTCGCCCCTGGAGAAGTTTGGGCAGAGCTTTCTTGAGAAGCTGATTGGCATTGAGATGCCCCACAAGCTGCTGGAGCGCGTCACCTTCGTGGACACGCCTGGAATCATTGAGAACCGCAAGCAGCAGGAGAGAG gCTATCCCTTCAACGATGTGTGCCAGTGGTTCATCGATCGTGCCGACCTCATCTTTGTGACCTTTGACCCCACCAAGCTGGACGTGGGCCTGGAGCTGGAGATGCTCTTCCGCCAGCTGAAGGGCCGTGAGTCCCAGATCCGCATCATCCTCAACAAGGCAGACAACCTGGCCACCCAGGACTTGATGCGTGTCTACGGTGCCCTCTTCTGGTCGCTAGCACCCCTCATCAACGTCACAGAGCCCCCAAGGGTCTACGTCAGCTCTTTCTGGCCTTTCGACTACGCACCCGACACCAGTCGCGAGCTGTTTAAGCGCGAGGAGATCTCCCTCTTGGAAGACCTCAACCAGGTGATCGAGAACCGCATGGAGAACAAGATCGCCTTCATCCGCCAGCATGCCATCCGGGTGCGCATCCATGCACTTCTGGTGGACCGCTACATTCAGACCTTCAAGGACAAGATGAGCTACTTCAGTGACCCGGACCTGGTGTTCAAGGAGATCGTGGATGACCCGGACAAGTTCTTCATCTTCAAGTCCATCCTGGCCAAGACCAACGTGAGCAAGTTCGACCTGCCCAACCGTGAAGCCTACCAGGACTTCTTCGGTGTGAATCCGATTGGCAGTTTCAAGTCCCTGTCCGCCCAGTGCTCCTACTCAGGCGGCTGCCTGCTGGACAAGATCGAGAAGGCCATCACCAGTGAGCTGCCAGGTCTTCTAAGCAGCATCAACCCAGGCAAGGCCCCCCCCGGCCTGTCCTCCTGCGAGGCCACTGGATGCGGAGACAAGCCTAAGAACCGCTATCGGAAAAACTGA